One Candidatus Ozemobacteraceae bacterium genomic window carries:
- a CDS encoding type IV pilus twitching motility protein PilT, with the protein MFVLNDLLNLVIENEASDLHITVGTPPVIRVDGELVPTDLDVLTPMDTRSLIYNMLTAEQQKEFEEKLELDLSYSVHGFGRFRVNVYKQRGCIGAAFRVIPTKIPTIEELRLPAKIREFTKLHKGLVLFTGPTGSGKSTSLASLINIINEEQRCHIITVEDPIEYLHYHKRSVVNQRELGIDTHSFGEALRHILREDPDVILVGEMRDLETVSTALTMAETGHLVFGTLHTTDAAQTINRIIDIFPPHQQPQIRSQLSFTLRAVVAQQLLPIASGKGRVVCCEVLTGNPAVANCIREQKISGLYTIMQTSQNEGMITFEQSLRDLYMRGDITLEEAMIHTMHPKELERMLKG; encoded by the coding sequence ATGTTCGTCCTCAACGATCTTCTGAATCTGGTCATAGAAAACGAGGCCTCGGATCTTCATATCACGGTAGGCACGCCGCCCGTCATCCGAGTCGACGGCGAGCTCGTTCCCACCGACCTGGACGTGCTGACCCCTATGGACACGAGGTCGCTCATCTACAACATGCTGACGGCCGAGCAGCAGAAGGAGTTCGAGGAGAAACTCGAACTCGACCTTTCCTACTCGGTTCACGGGTTCGGCCGGTTCCGCGTCAACGTCTACAAGCAGCGCGGCTGCATCGGGGCGGCGTTCCGCGTCATTCCCACCAAGATTCCGACCATTGAGGAGCTGCGTCTTCCGGCGAAGATCCGCGAGTTCACCAAGCTCCATAAAGGGCTTGTTCTGTTCACGGGCCCTACCGGCTCGGGCAAATCGACGTCGCTCGCCTCCCTGATCAACATCATCAACGAAGAGCAGCGGTGCCACATCATCACGGTCGAAGATCCGATCGAGTATCTGCATTACCACAAGCGGTCGGTCGTCAACCAGCGCGAGCTGGGCATCGACACTCACTCGTTCGGCGAAGCGCTGCGGCACATCCTTCGCGAAGATCCTGACGTCATTCTCGTCGGCGAAATGCGCGATCTCGAAACCGTGAGCACGGCGCTGACGATGGCCGAAACGGGCCACCTCGTCTTCGGCACCCTGCACACCACCGATGCGGCCCAGACCATCAACCGCATCATCGACATCTTCCCGCCGCACCAACAGCCGCAGATCCGCTCGCAGCTGTCGTTCACGCTGCGCGCCGTCGTCGCCCAGCAGCTGCTTCCGATCGCCAGCGGCAAGGGGCGCGTGGTCTGCTGCGAGGTCCTGACAGGCAACCCGGCCGTCGCGAACTGCATCCGCGAACAGAAGATATCGGGGCTGTACACAATCATGCAGACGAGTCAGAACGAAGGGATGATCACCTTCGAGCAATCCCTGCGCGACCTGTACATGCGCGGAGACATCACGCTCGAAGAAGCGATGATCCACACCATGCATCCGAAGGAACTCGAGCGCATGCTGAAGGGATGA
- a CDS encoding prepilin-type N-terminal cleavage/methylation domain-containing protein, with product MMKRRGFTLIELMIVIAIIGILAAIAIPNFRKAREQAREKACYANMRVLLGAIEMYNMDTPNMETGMSDTIINKLSSANYLKGGISKPEAGCSYGASGDLTGAGKIKCNVHGQIEAK from the coding sequence ATGATGAAGCGACGCGGTTTCACCCTGATTGAACTTATGATCGTTATTGCCATTATCGGTATTCTGGCGGCTATCGCTATCCCGAACTTCCGGAAAGCCCGCGAACAGGCTCGCGAAAAGGCGTGTTACGCGAATATGCGCGTTCTCCTGGGTGCCATCGAAATGTACAACATGGATACCCCGAATATGGAAACGGGCATGTCCGACACCATTATCAACAAGCTTTCCAGCGCGAACTACCTGAAGGGCGGCATCAGCAAGCCCGAGGCTGGTTGCAGCTACGGCGCGTCCGGCGATCTCACCGGCGCAGGCAAGATCAAGTGCAACGTTCACGGCCAGATCGAAGCCAAATGA
- a CDS encoding prepilin peptidase, whose product MPEITHAAPDLLFPFLTFFFALFGSLLGSFSNVVILRMAEGRSVVFPPSSCPHCKHQLSPLDLIPVFGWLLLLGKCRYCKAPISWQYPLVEASAAAIVGSTFAANGLNAAFVVGAAWSMIWFIVSILHLRRECTAPAPFLWPLAYRLALGYAVAPIQPLVWAAALGGGAVMGAIMRYRHPASSAVAWFGITVVNLLSTQKLGMGYLAALPIILVLAARSDESAVRQSTYAMFVWNVAGIAACAWSGNPGW is encoded by the coding sequence ATGCCGGAAATCACCCATGCTGCTCCAGACCTGCTGTTCCCCTTCCTCACGTTTTTCTTTGCGCTGTTCGGCAGCCTGCTCGGCAGCTTCAGCAACGTAGTTATCCTGCGGATGGCCGAAGGGCGGTCGGTCGTGTTTCCACCGTCGTCCTGCCCCCATTGCAAACATCAACTGTCGCCCCTCGATCTCATTCCCGTGTTCGGCTGGCTGCTGCTGCTCGGGAAATGCCGGTACTGCAAAGCGCCGATTTCGTGGCAGTATCCGCTGGTCGAAGCTTCCGCGGCAGCCATCGTTGGAAGCACGTTTGCGGCAAACGGCCTGAACGCCGCGTTTGTCGTGGGCGCTGCATGGTCGATGATCTGGTTCATCGTATCGATCCTGCATCTGCGGCGGGAATGCACCGCACCGGCCCCCTTTCTCTGGCCACTTGCGTACCGACTCGCCCTCGGATACGCCGTTGCTCCCATTCAGCCCCTTGTCTGGGCAGCGGCACTCGGCGGCGGTGCCGTCATGGGGGCCATCATGCGATACCGGCATCCGGCGTCGTCGGCAGTGGCCTGGTTCGGAATAACCGTCGTGAATCTTCTCTCCACGCAGAAGCTCGGAATGGGCTACCTGGCCGCGTTGCCAATCATACTAGTTCTCGCCGCCAGATCCGACGAATCCGCCGTCAGACAGTCGACATACGCGATGTTCGTGTGGAACGTCGCAGGCATCGCCGCCTGCGCATGGTCCGGAAATCCGGGCTGGTGA
- a CDS encoding HEAT repeat domain-containing protein — MKSDIEQAVIKAVEHATRTGRFSPDARTLIRDLFATLQPSDWPSWLLESIAAVPGEIEFIQECLIAQEEGLKRRIARAARPDNETFFRILVRIGSPQAIGEPDMLFQAVQDGDPRIRGLALLRLGECRCDGIGQIILRGLDDPDPYVRKCAVEAVYISIGDRGTSAWERVLASERDTEVREAALVCLVRSGERGRDVMRRLKKNLAPRETEYIAKSISV, encoded by the coding sequence ATGAAGAGCGACATCGAACAGGCCGTCATAAAAGCGGTCGAGCATGCGACCCGGACCGGCCGGTTTTCCCCGGATGCTCGTACGCTCATTAGAGACCTGTTCGCGACGCTCCAGCCAAGCGACTGGCCCAGTTGGCTGCTCGAGTCGATCGCTGCCGTTCCCGGCGAGATCGAGTTCATCCAAGAGTGTCTCATCGCACAGGAGGAAGGTCTGAAGCGGCGGATCGCACGCGCGGCCCGCCCCGACAACGAGACGTTTTTCCGCATTCTCGTCCGCATCGGATCACCCCAGGCGATCGGCGAACCCGACATGCTGTTCCAGGCCGTGCAGGACGGGGACCCGCGGATCAGAGGTTTGGCATTGCTGCGGCTGGGTGAGTGTCGCTGCGACGGGATCGGCCAGATCATCCTCCGGGGGCTCGATGATCCAGACCCCTATGTGCGTAAATGTGCCGTGGAAGCCGTTTACATCAGCATCGGTGACCGCGGCACGAGCGCATGGGAGCGGGTGCTCGCTTCGGAACGGGACACCGAAGTGCGCGAGGCGGCCCTCGTCTGCCTTGTCCGATCCGGAGAACGGGGACGCGATGTCATGCGCCGGCTGAAGAAGAATCTCGCACCGCGCGAGACGGAATATATAGCCAAGAGTATATCGGTCTGA
- the aroC gene encoding chorismate synthase has product MSNSFGTLFRVTTWGESHGPALGAVIDGCPAGMPLDPSDLRAQLERDVPDRELGTPRGESNRFEILSGVFEGKTLGTPISIIIRNDDARPLSYEAGRDTLRPGHADFTWLCRFGHTDYRGGSRSSGRECIARLAAGAVARKLIGSVGVGFSGSITELAGEPVTDDASLSRARARALALGEQGESTGGVIEIRIRGVPAGIGRPVFGKLQADLARAFLSIGGVKGLETGRGFEAAGITGSEHNDPFFFDDNGHIYIDGNNCGGILGGVTTGTEIVFRLAVKPTPTVQKPQKTVNVARHEAVTMSYQGRFDRNFTPRVIPIAEAMASCVLADHFLMSGVLHPCRFDQTTTSKTSGGNESC; this is encoded by the coding sequence ATGTCGAACAGCTTTGGAACGCTTTTTCGGGTGACCACCTGGGGAGAATCACACGGCCCTGCCCTCGGAGCCGTTATCGACGGCTGTCCGGCCGGCATGCCGCTTGATCCGTCGGATCTTCGCGCCCAACTGGAACGGGATGTGCCCGATCGCGAACTCGGAACACCCCGCGGAGAAAGCAACCGTTTCGAGATCCTGTCGGGTGTGTTCGAGGGAAAAACACTCGGCACGCCGATCTCGATCATCATCCGGAACGACGACGCCCGTCCGCTCTCCTACGAAGCCGGCCGGGACACCCTCCGGCCCGGCCACGCCGACTTCACGTGGCTGTGCCGATTCGGTCACACCGACTACCGCGGCGGCTCCCGTTCGTCGGGCCGCGAGTGCATCGCTCGCCTGGCGGCCGGCGCGGTGGCGCGGAAGCTGATCGGCAGCGTGGGCGTCGGATTTTCCGGCTCGATCACGGAACTTGCCGGAGAGCCCGTGACCGACGATGCAAGCCTTTCCCGGGCCCGAGCCAGGGCCCTCGCCCTCGGCGAGCAGGGAGAAAGCACCGGCGGCGTCATCGAAATACGCATCCGGGGCGTTCCCGCCGGCATCGGCCGGCCGGTTTTCGGGAAACTACAGGCCGACCTCGCCCGGGCCTTTCTCTCGATCGGCGGCGTCAAGGGGCTCGAGACGGGCCGCGGCTTCGAGGCCGCCGGCATCACGGGCAGCGAGCACAACGACCCGTTCTTCTTCGACGACAACGGGCATATATATATCGATGGAAATAATTGCGGAGGGATTCTCGGTGGTGTCACGACCGGAACCGAGATCGTCTTCCGGCTCGCCGTCAAGCCAACGCCGACGGTCCAGAAACCTCAGAAGACCGTGAACGTCGCGAGGCACGAAGCAGTGACCATGTCCTATCAGGGCAGGTTCGACAGGAATTTCACACCGCGGGTGATCCCGATCGCCGAAGCGATGGCGTCCTGCGTCCTGGCCGATCATTTCCTTATGTCGGGGGTGCTGCACCCGTGCCGTTTCGATCAGACGACAACGAGCAAAACATCCGGCGGGAACGAGTCCTGTTGA
- a CDS encoding tetratricopeptide repeat protein, producing MLERPKALPELLASMEEQCRAVPGDLGLLQKLGRLYVRQGALNEAVRTYRRLLAQDASQIAALIELGLCLARLGNHDEARFALERAQELQPQSHSVFLALAKLHELMGNQEQQVTFMMRAANAAPDRADIRLALGELLRRHGDFAGAAAQYEKAIEAAPDLEAARFGLAVIHMRRDRLNEAMEQFRQIVTRNPSAHDAHFNLGQCLFRQGKYALAAVSLTSALRGLPEHPSVLLLLARCHHRLGDVDRALVMMERLSELQPDNIELLEEMCRLYRQVGEADAARDIYCRLTRRHPERASYAMELAEILKEERRYVEAASVLETMFKHHPGHLEGHRLLGDILFERGRLKSALEEYRKTLMVIETFEPGLHGAAAVLRALGDTKGEFEMLSRLLACGAPLPTDLFRLGQLERELGMPTSLERFRRVSELAPETDLAREAEYYIRHNTKAA from the coding sequence ATGCTCGAACGGCCGAAGGCTTTGCCTGAACTGCTCGCCTCGATGGAGGAGCAGTGCCGTGCCGTGCCTGGAGACCTGGGGCTGCTGCAGAAGCTCGGCCGCCTGTATGTTCGCCAGGGAGCCCTGAACGAGGCCGTCCGGACATATCGTCGTCTTCTTGCCCAGGATGCGTCACAGATTGCCGCCCTGATCGAACTCGGCCTCTGCCTCGCCCGCCTTGGAAATCACGACGAGGCGCGGTTTGCGCTTGAACGTGCCCAGGAGCTTCAGCCTCAGTCTCACTCCGTTTTTCTGGCCCTGGCCAAACTCCATGAACTCATGGGAAACCAGGAGCAGCAGGTCACGTTCATGATGCGTGCGGCAAATGCCGCTCCCGACCGTGCCGACATCCGCCTCGCTCTTGGCGAACTGCTCCGCCGTCACGGGGATTTCGCCGGTGCTGCCGCTCAGTATGAAAAGGCGATCGAGGCCGCTCCCGATCTCGAAGCGGCCAGGTTCGGCCTCGCCGTCATTCACATGCGCCGCGACCGTCTCAACGAGGCGATGGAGCAGTTCCGCCAGATCGTGACGCGGAATCCCAGCGCGCATGACGCTCATTTCAATCTCGGCCAGTGCCTCTTTCGCCAGGGAAAATACGCGCTGGCCGCCGTTTCACTGACATCCGCCCTGAGGGGCCTGCCTGAACATCCCTCGGTTCTGCTCCTTCTTGCACGCTGTCATCATCGGCTCGGCGATGTTGACCGGGCGCTGGTCATGATGGAGCGCCTTTCCGAACTCCAGCCCGACAACATTGAGCTTCTCGAGGAAATGTGCCGGCTGTATCGCCAGGTCGGTGAAGCCGATGCCGCGCGCGACATCTACTGCCGCCTTACCCGCCGGCATCCGGAGCGCGCCTCGTATGCGATGGAACTTGCGGAGATTCTGAAGGAAGAGCGTCGGTATGTCGAGGCGGCGAGCGTCTTGGAAACTATGTTCAAGCATCATCCCGGCCATCTCGAGGGACATCGCTTGCTGGGTGACATCCTCTTCGAACGGGGCCGCCTGAAATCGGCCCTCGAGGAATACCGCAAGACGCTCATGGTCATCGAGACGTTCGAGCCGGGCCTGCATGGGGCGGCCGCCGTCCTGCGCGCCCTGGGCGACACGAAGGGGGAGTTCGAGATGCTGAGCAGACTGCTGGCCTGCGGCGCCCCGCTTCCGACGGATCTTTTCAGGCTCGGTCAGTTGGAGCGCGAGCTCGGGATGCCGACGAGCCTCGAACGGTTCCGCCGCGTGTCGGAACTGGCCCCGGAAACCGATCTCGCCCGTGAAGCGGAATATTATATCCGCCACAATACCAAAGCGGCCTGA
- the rpe gene encoding ribulose-phosphate 3-epimerase, with protein MNRKILVAPSVLSADFSRLHEGLAAIEASGAHWVHLDVMDGHFVPNLTFGPPVISALRPHSSLPFDVHLMIEAPHQWLAAYRQAGADRITFHLEACHHSQRYLAQIRELGAASGISLNPQTPIDGLEYLLDVCDQVLIMTVNPGFGGQAMIEPVIEKIAKLRRLIDERGAKTLIEVDGGVDRKSARKIIDAGADVLVMGSAFFRDSDKSGLVRDIASPRT; from the coding sequence ATGAATCGCAAGATTTTAGTCGCTCCTTCCGTTCTTTCTGCCGATTTTTCCCGTCTGCACGAGGGTCTTGCCGCCATTGAGGCATCGGGGGCCCACTGGGTGCACCTCGACGTGATGGATGGCCATTTCGTGCCGAATCTCACGTTCGGTCCTCCGGTGATTTCCGCCCTGCGCCCTCATTCAAGCCTCCCGTTCGACGTGCACCTGATGATCGAAGCCCCACACCAGTGGCTGGCTGCCTATCGCCAGGCCGGCGCAGACCGCATCACGTTCCATCTCGAGGCGTGCCATCATTCTCAGCGGTATCTCGCCCAGATTCGCGAGCTGGGCGCTGCGTCTGGAATCTCCCTGAATCCGCAGACGCCGATCGATGGGCTCGAGTATCTGCTGGATGTCTGCGATCAGGTGCTGATCATGACGGTGAATCCGGGATTCGGTGGCCAGGCGATGATCGAACCGGTCATCGAAAAAATCGCGAAGCTCCGCAGGCTCATCGACGAGCGGGGTGCGAAGACCCTCATCGAGGTCGACGGAGGGGTCGACCGAAAATCAGCGCGAAAGATTATCGACGCCGGTGCCGATGTATTGGTTATGGGATCCGCTTTTTTCCGTGATTCGGACAAGTCGGGGCTCGTGCGGGATATCGCATCCCCCAGGACCTGA
- a CDS encoding protein kinase: protein MIGKTINGKYEICQSLAESLMYEVYSALEVETGMPVAVKLMRGEMAENQERVKAFSDEVRLVAGISHPSIVPVLDFDLYEGRPFAVTEFTEGTDLRECIHAEKPLSFFDACRAVQQLAVLLQHACDQRVAVRSIKLSNIIRTNTGLIKVLSFSLPRLRLVGVGADEAAGIQSDLYFLGTTLYELIAGESPMRKRGGINEVWDDKLRQALRIRHSQLTPEQIEMVAEFVEKTLTRTVRNRFVDHAAFLVGLSDLMHVSGDAERVEREMKRRKLSTASEIVDAINGRRASATVTAAAAGSGAMAAGTSGQGRQSVAATASAAVSFVGASAGRAADEGVSSVPLKAIPGGVSMTGRVGRCAGTAALAVASDAVETPASALCPAEEMQLQGDMAAAAKPVLRLLQGGRDKAQGRSAGKIWQGVEEQPWIRHPYAAIGIGSFLLALFVSLLIFW from the coding sequence ATGATTGGAAAAACCATAAACGGAAAATACGAAATTTGTCAGTCGCTTGCCGAAAGCCTCATGTACGAGGTCTACTCCGCTCTCGAGGTCGAGACGGGCATGCCCGTGGCGGTGAAACTTATGCGCGGAGAAATGGCGGAAAACCAGGAGCGGGTGAAGGCGTTCAGCGATGAAGTGCGCCTCGTCGCCGGCATCTCTCATCCGTCGATCGTCCCGGTGCTCGACTTCGATCTGTACGAGGGCCGCCCCTTCGCCGTGACCGAGTTCACCGAGGGAACGGACCTGCGCGAGTGCATTCACGCCGAGAAACCCCTGTCGTTTTTCGATGCCTGTCGCGCCGTCCAGCAGCTCGCCGTTCTTCTGCAGCATGCATGCGACCAGCGGGTTGCCGTTCGCTCGATCAAACTGTCGAACATCATCCGCACCAACACTGGACTCATCAAGGTCCTTTCCTTCTCCCTGCCACGCCTGCGACTGGTCGGCGTGGGCGCGGACGAGGCGGCCGGGATCCAGTCGGATCTCTACTTTCTCGGAACGACCCTATACGAGCTGATCGCCGGGGAGTCGCCGATGCGAAAACGTGGCGGGATCAACGAAGTCTGGGATGACAAGTTGCGCCAGGCTCTTCGGATCCGCCATTCCCAGCTGACGCCGGAACAGATCGAGATGGTCGCCGAGTTCGTCGAGAAGACCCTGACCCGCACTGTCAGGAACCGGTTTGTCGATCACGCGGCCTTTCTCGTAGGTCTGTCCGACCTGATGCACGTATCCGGTGATGCCGAACGTGTCGAACGCGAGATGAAGCGACGCAAACTTTCAACGGCGTCTGAAATAGTTGATGCTATAAATGGTCGGAGGGCTTCCGCCACCGTGACTGCGGCAGCTGCCGGGTCGGGAGCGATGGCGGCCGGAACATCGGGGCAGGGCCGGCAGTCCGTTGCAGCGACGGCGAGCGCAGCCGTGTCCTTCGTCGGTGCATCGGCCGGCCGGGCGGCGGACGAAGGGGTATCGTCCGTGCCGCTCAAGGCAATTCCTGGAGGGGTATCGATGACCGGTCGTGTCGGCCGCTGTGCCGGAACTGCCGCTCTCGCCGTGGCTTCCGATGCTGTCGAAACCCCCGCTTCGGCCCTTTGTCCTGCCGAGGAAATGCAGTTGCAGGGCGATATGGCGGCCGCGGCAAAACCCGTTCTGCGTCTCCTTCAGGGCGGCCGCGACAAAGCGCAGGGCCGTTCGGCCGGAAAAATCTGGCAGGGTGTAGAGGAACAGCCGTGGATCCGGCACCCCTATGCCGCGATCGGGATTGGCAGCTTTCTTCTCGCCCTCTTCGTCAGCCTGCTGATTTTCTGGTGA